Sequence from the Neomonachus schauinslandi chromosome 9, ASM220157v2, whole genome shotgun sequence genome:
GTGTTTCCAAACTGTGGCCAGAATGATGATGTAAGAAATAATCAGTATAAAGAAGGAACCCACAGAGATGAGTCCACTATTGGCTGTGACCATGAACTCCAGTCTGTTGGTCTCCGTGCAAGCAAGTTTAATGAGTTGAGGAAGATCACAATAAAAGCTGTCCAATACATTAGGACCACAGAAGGGCAAGTCTACAACAAAAGCCAATTGGGCCACTGAGTGAATGAGGCCAAGGACCCAGGCTGCCACCAGAATAAAAATGCACATTCGTGGGCTCATGATGGTCAGGTAGTGGAGAGGCTTACAAATGGCAACGTATCTGTCAAAGGCCATGGCAATGAGCAACACCATTTCTGTGCCCCCAATAGCATGAATAAAGAAGATCTGAGATATACAACCTCCAAAAGAGATGGATTTGCATTTTCTGAAAAGGTCATAAATCATTTTGGGGGCTGCAATAGAGCAAACCCCCACATCAAGAAAGGAGAGGTTGGCCAGCAGGAAGTACATAGGAGAGTGCAAGGTAGGGTCAATGCTCACAGAGAACACAATGAGGAGGTTTCCCATTAGGCTTGCCATGTagaacacagaggaaaagaggaaaagaataagcTGGATCTCCCATGAATTGGAGAGTCCCAGGAATACAAATTCAGATACCACAGATTCATTGGCTCCATCCATTGCTTCTGCAAGAAGAGGTGACACTAATTTTACCTGCAAAAGGGAGTAAAGAGAAAATCAACTTTGTGGGGAGTCGCTGAATGCATGAGTTTcatatcataaagaaaaaaacattgccTTACTTCACAAAGCCAAAACACATCTAATATAACCCCTTAAACTGTAGTTGCAGAAAATAGGCAGTAACTCATTGCTACAAAGCACTACTTCTAACTCCCTAGTCTCCTTAAAATTCCCTAGAATTTGATAAGAGAAGATTAAGCAAAATCTGCTGAATTACAAAGGTTGTAAGAGGCAGACCAGGAATGCCCTGGAATAacataagagaagaaagaagaaatggaaatgagcTCATTGATTTTTCCCTCACAGTTTATTACTCCTGCTCATGGAGTTCCCCAGAACTCAGGCAATTTATGATGATCTTTGTTTTCCTTATCCCTTTGACTGCCTCTATATGCAATGCTATCAGTCTCATTAATGTTCTCTTACATTTAgcctcattcttttgcattttatcaaatCATATTCACCTTTTCCTCCTCAAGAGAAAAGATAATGTAGAAACTCAAGGTATCCAGCTATTGTAGCACAGCTCAGGAAATGGAAGTGATCATAGAGCTTGAGCTATGAGAGCATATAATAAAGTAAGGACAAGCCAGAAGAGGGATTTTCCCTGCAGAATCTAAACATGGTTGGGCTAATgcgatatagaaaaaaaaaacttatgagaTTTGTATTTGTAGATCTTTGCGCATGCCATGTTCAGTTTTCATGGTTCATGGAATGGCAAAAAGAACAGAGCATTTGGAATCAGAAGAGCTgtgatcaggggcacctgggtggctcagtcattaagcgtctgccttcagctcaggtcatgatcccagggtcctgggatccagccccgcatcgggctccctgctcagcgggaagcctgcttctccatctcccactccccctacttgtgttccctctctcactgtgtctctctctgtcaaataaataaaatcttaaaaaaaaagaagaagaagaagagctgtGATCAGATCCTACAACTTGACTCACTTCTTAaactcagtttcatcatctgtaaaataaaggggCTGAGGTGAGTGGTGCTAAGTAATTTTTCCAGGTCTAACATTTCTATGATTTTATAACACAATGCCACTTGAGAATGTAATGAAGCCCATTATAATGATGGTATTTTCTGCATTGGACTGATATCATATTCACTATCTTTTCCCACGTCTGCAGTTGGTTATAAGTCCCATATTCCATGGAAATCCCTCTCCTCATATCTCCCTCTTCTCTAATTCCTTTTGCAGTACTTACATGACTCAATTAgcatattattataaattattataaatttgctatatcatttattttgccCTTTATCACTGTCATCTCTAATCAATCCACAAACATTTGCTAGATCCCTACTAAGCACAATACATTGTTACAGGACACTGCAGACTTactgaaatgttaaaatgttaaaatatccaCTACCCTTAAGGGTTTTACATTTTagcacatacacaaaaatagaaataattttaaaagtactatggggggcgcctgggtggctcagttggttaagcgactgccttcggctcaggtcatgatcctggagtccctggatcgagtcccgcatcgggctccctgctcggcagggagtctgcttctccctctgaccctccccccctcatgtactcgctctctctcattctttctctctcaaataaataaataaaatctttaaaaaaaaaaaaaaaaaagtactatgggggggtgcctgggtggctcattcgttaagcgtctgccttcggctcaggtcgtgatcccagggtcctgggatccagccctgcatcgggctccctgctccacgggaagcctgcttctccttctcccactccccctgcttgtgttctctctctcgctgtgtctctctctgtcaaataaataaataaaatctttaaaaaaaaaaaaggtactatataaaaaatgtcaaatatgtaGTATGATCATAGAATTTGTGAAGCAAAAAAGA
This genomic interval carries:
- the LOC110585304 gene encoding olfactory receptor 4F3/4F16/4F29-like; its protein translation is MDGANESVVSEFVFLGLSNSWEIQLILFLFSSVFYMASLMGNLLIVFSVSIDPTLHSPMYFLLANLSFLDVGVCSIAAPKMIYDLFRKCKSISFGGCISQIFFIHAIGGTEMVLLIAMAFDRYVAICKPLHYLTIMSPRMCIFILVAAWVLGLIHSVAQLAFVVDLPFCGPNVLDSFYCDLPQLIKLACTETNRLEFMVTANSGLISVGSFFILIISYIIILATVWKHSSGGVSKALSTLSAHVTVVVLFFGPLIFFYTWPFPSSHLDKFLAIFDAVLTPFLNPVIYTFRNKEMKAAMKKLCHQLVSYRSMY